A genomic segment from Tuwongella immobilis encodes:
- a CDS encoding SMI1/KNR4 family protein, protein MDQELISKMESAGQRFDFYGPQSLESIEQLEMLLDVRLPPSYREFLHTLGGGGYSLEGGFCGIFDNDPSLIEGGTTYGETVIAREEIGLPHHLIVILHDSDLMIYWCLDFSRQRPDSECPVVGFDSETRATTGDVGATFRDVLLNYLSGTER, encoded by the coding sequence ATGGATCAAGAACTCATTTCGAAGATGGAATCCGCTGGGCAGCGGTTTGATTTCTACGGCCCCCAATCGCTTGAATCAATTGAGCAATTGGAAATGTTATTGGATGTCCGACTCCCGCCATCGTATCGTGAATTTTTACATACACTTGGAGGGGGCGGATACTCGTTGGAAGGGGGTTTTTGTGGAATTTTCGATAACGACCCGTCATTGATCGAAGGTGGGACCACATATGGAGAAACGGTAATTGCACGAGAAGAAATTGGACTTCCGCATCATCTCATCGTGATCCTCCATGATTCTGATCTAATGATCTATTGGTGTCTGGATTTCTCACGACAACGACCGGATTCCGAATGTCCGGTCGTCGGCTTTGATTCAGAGACACGAGCAACAACTGGAGATGTTGGAGCGACTTTTCGAGACGTCTTGTTGAACTATCTCTCCGGGACCGAACGATAA
- a CDS encoding polymorphic toxin-type HINT domain-containing protein, protein MLRLTLAGGVTIDTTGEHPFFEESLGWIEARSLTPGHRLRTLDGSAIAVEAVAETGQWQPVYNLRVADWHTYFVGSDEWEWAVWAHNAYDVDPVVNAAEQASVAARLRTLGVAHADELAALGGMPTTNGRALIDALNAGHVDPIYLTSRILTGPTGAFTNFSPAGATEVLVGGRRIVASPDAIEGMTLVPGGSGRGVLDPGTTEVVNLIERAFPGEVQKLNVVLRRAAGYDSTDLDIVTQHAILSLASGKAHLGNGITAATTHIVGTPFAGRTVIGVADGTVSSRLFGPPFRDAQGRIATNRPDQLLDMIARLRAGLPPV, encoded by the coding sequence ATTCTGCGGCTAACGCTCGCGGGCGGCGTGACGATCGACACCACCGGCGAGCATCCCTTCTTCGAGGAATCCCTCGGCTGGATCGAAGCCCGCTCGCTGACGCCGGGCCACCGGCTCCGCACGCTGGATGGATCCGCGATCGCCGTGGAGGCTGTTGCCGAGACGGGCCAATGGCAGCCGGTGTACAATCTGCGAGTCGCGGATTGGCATACCTACTTCGTCGGCTCCGACGAGTGGGAATGGGCGGTGTGGGCGCACAATGCTTACGACGTTGATCCCGTCGTGAATGCTGCGGAGCAGGCGTCGGTCGCTGCCCGGCTTCGCACACTGGGAGTAGCTCACGCAGATGAGCTTGCCGCACTTGGCGGAATGCCTACCACCAACGGTCGGGCGCTGATCGACGCTCTTAACGCTGGCCACGTTGACCCGATTTACCTGACAAGTCGGATACTGACTGGGCCGACCGGTGCGTTCACCAACTTCTCGCCTGCTGGGGCTACGGAAGTTCTCGTCGGTGGTAGGCGGATCGTTGCCTCGCCCGATGCGATTGAAGGGATGACACTGGTTCCGGGTGGGTCTGGTCGAGGTGTTCTCGATCCTGGCACGACTGAGGTGGTGAACCTCATCGAGCGTGCGTTCCCTGGTGAAGTGCAAAAACTGAACGTGGTTCTCAGGAGGGCCGCCGGTTACGACTCGACCGATTTGGACATCGTCACGCAACACGCTATCTTGAGTCTGGCATCGGGCAAGGCTCACCTTGGCAACGGGATCACTGCTGCGACGACCCACATTGTGGGAACGCCCTTTGCGGGTAGAACTGTGATCGGTGTCGCGGATGGGACCGTCAGCTCAAGACTGTTCGGGCCACCGTTCCGCGACGCTCAAGGGCGAATCGCCACGAACCGGCCCGATCAACTCCTCGACATGATCGCTCGCCTGCGGGCGGGGCTGCCCCCTGTTTGA
- a CDS encoding polymorphic toxin-type HINT domain-containing protein, which yields MQSRQPAKRNRAVGPIAADRNARRTQSDGTSKPIEEIGVGEMVLSRDEHSPESPASGKVVEEVFVRTAEILRLTLSGGVTIDTTAEHPFFEESLGWIEARSLTPGHQLRTLDGSSIDVESLAETGQWQPVYNLRVADWHTYFVGDDEWGFAVWAHNAYGQFVEYASNNGLTAGQARYAFRVLRQRGETALRAYLARNNVAAHVADAAIAQARIPSARKINQVINETMQRTGPPNFTSRTRLTHNEALDAAAAHLAQGGAPIVELGRPGSGVFRSGVRQARIDEGSLTGAHGNIGPHIHLERLPYPGAPHANSNNHIPLFGPNNG from the coding sequence GTGCAATCCCGACAACCTGCCAAGCGAAACCGGGCCGTCGGACCAATCGCCGCGGATCGAAACGCCAGACGAACGCAATCGGACGGCACCAGCAAGCCGATCGAGGAAATCGGTGTCGGCGAGATGGTTCTCAGCCGCGATGAGCACTCGCCAGAATCGCCTGCGAGTGGTAAAGTCGTCGAAGAAGTCTTTGTCCGCACCGCAGAGATCCTGCGGCTGACGCTCTCGGGCGGTGTGACGATCGACACCACCGCTGAGCATCCGTTCTTCGAGGAGTCGCTCGGCTGGATCGAAGCCCGCTCGCTGACACCGGGCCATCAGCTCCGCACGCTGGACGGCTCGTCAATCGACGTGGAATCGCTCGCCGAGACGGGCCAATGGCAGCCGGTGTATAATCTGCGAGTCGCGGATTGGCATACCTACTTCGTTGGCGACGACGAGTGGGGATTTGCGGTTTGGGCGCATAATGCTTACGGCCAGTTTGTTGAATATGCCTCAAACAATGGCCTAACTGCCGGTCAAGCGAGATATGCGTTCCGAGTGCTCCGACAGCGTGGCGAAACGGCTCTGCGTGCCTATCTTGCAAGAAATAATGTGGCTGCTCACGTCGCGGATGCCGCCATCGCACAGGCTCGCATCCCTTCTGCTCGGAAGATCAATCAGGTGATAAACGAGACGATGCAGCGTACTGGTCCGCCCAACTTTACCAGTCGAACACGCCTGACCCACAACGAGGCACTTGACGCTGCCGCCGCTCATCTGGCTCAAGGGGGAGCACCAATCGTTGAGCTGGGTCGACCAGGATCGGGTGTGTTTCGAAGTGGCGTTCGACAAGCGAGAATTGACGAGGGCTCTTTGACCGGTGCACACGGCAACATCGGGCCACACATTCACTTGGAACGGCTTCCCTATCCTGGTGCACCGCACGCCAATTCAAACAACCACATTCCTCTCTTTGGACCAAACAACGGATGA
- a CDS encoding FG-GAP-like repeat-containing protein, with the protein MESRLTPYATLANGMPILNSLPTAPASIFMDFDGHTDEYLSFSVDADHATFNLEEQTHIHEAWRQLSQYYAMFHVNVTTIEPAANHPKAWALISPSINGGYSGVGAFPNNRPVSFNNQGDGIGRVSGIAHEVGHNFGIGHQATYDLLGNMTREYAFGLDPWHGPLMGVDFDGVVHKWIIGHPDNNPSLIDDPAPSLLLDDVAIIAGELDDYGGDGFRPDEHGNTLATATALTVSGTDRLGTGIIERLTDADLFSFQIASAGRYLIASTPEYPSGIELKHEILDSAGNLLASASDGRNAQRTTLQLAAGTYYLRISSIGNYGDLGSYNVRVTPGMADGWLATDVGVVGKSGTSAFDPATGTFSITGSGDDIWGRDDAFQFAYQALTGDGSITARVTSLTNTHPWAKVGLMMRSSLDESSAYVMAMMTPENGFAVHSRAQLGNNATSRHQNSALDAPIWIRLTRAGNTITALRSADGITWTQASQFQLALGETVLIGLAVTSHVNEEERAMIGTSDTPTMATATFNNVAFTGSINARPATNALAAPTGVAVTLPPAGSGLRIAWNAVASATGYTVERSLNGVDFVTIGTTEAGVTNFLDADLPGSHRYFYRVRANDATGVSTASAIVHRVNRPSSVTSFTVTSWRPDKLILNWRETTGETGYRIERSGDGGATFQVVGNVGANIPSYTDTGLMPGTNYQYRVIPTSDIGDGDLATGAGNTRLPAPTNLTLLTAPNVVLTWTAIPGASSYTIERSLDGVTFTTLSSDTTEPQYTDNTTTPLTGYTYRVYANGPGGEIGAMSRVMGATPGVLPAGWQNRDVGNVGGPGASGATNGTFTLVGSGNDIWDRADGFHFTYQTLTGDGSITARVSGLTDQTADSLDGWAKTGLMMRTSLDANSPYIMAMITGSNGVSVQSRSAVNNFATNNSTIAGINAPIWLRLVRAGNTVTAFRSTDGETWTQITQLNINLGQTIFIGMAGMPHNNLRYLTATFDHVTLSNRTPTISSVASATPNPVTMSTTTAVAVQANDDFGERNLIYSWSLVSGPAGAPEPSFSENASNAAKNATITFLQAGSYTFRVTITDLGGLQVTSDVVVNVQSRAQSLSISPSSPTLLIGAQQPFTVTGVDQFGQPVTVTWSATAGSITSDGLFTSPQTAQTVIVTAQGSGGSATASITVQTPPAPPTPPTVPPTPPVVPPTPPTVPPTPPVVPPTPPVTPPTPPVVPPTPPVVPPTPPVVPPTPPVVPPTPPTLPPTLPRPGPMLVGMPGFATGADRPLSSVFVYRANGEVAMTKEPFPGRTGGVRVALGDVNGDGVPDLIAGAGPGGTAQIVVFDGASQQEIARFDAFESAFIGGVYVATGDLDGDGLSEVVVTPDEGGGPVVAVYSGAALRQGIVTELTRFFGIQDPSFRGGARPAMGDVSGDGQADIVVSAGFLGGPRIQVWDANAVLMGRTGNSDTAMANFFAFEQTLRNGVFVAVGDVNGDGHADLILGGGPGGGPRVRIADGAQLLRAGDFGSLDLPPAQSLTISNFFAGDVTNRGGVRVGVADLDGDERADLVVGSGPAAGSKISTYRGSLLTTMEVPTAFDEFSPFGGFTGGVFVG; encoded by the coding sequence TTGGAATCGCGATTGACGCCGTATGCGACGCTGGCCAATGGGATGCCGATTCTGAATAGTCTCCCGACGGCCCCCGCATCGATTTTCATGGATTTTGACGGGCATACGGATGAATATCTGTCGTTCTCGGTCGATGCCGATCATGCCACGTTCAACTTGGAAGAGCAGACACACATTCACGAAGCCTGGCGGCAACTGTCGCAATACTATGCCATGTTTCATGTGAATGTCACCACCATTGAGCCGGCAGCGAATCATCCCAAAGCCTGGGCGCTGATTTCGCCTTCGATCAACGGCGGCTATTCGGGCGTGGGAGCGTTCCCGAATAATCGCCCCGTGTCGTTCAACAATCAGGGCGATGGCATTGGTCGCGTGTCGGGGATTGCTCACGAAGTGGGGCATAATTTCGGCATCGGCCACCAAGCGACGTATGACCTGCTGGGGAATATGACCCGCGAATATGCCTTCGGGTTGGACCCGTGGCATGGCCCGCTGATGGGGGTCGATTTCGATGGTGTCGTCCACAAGTGGATCATCGGCCACCCCGATAATAACCCCAGTCTCATCGATGATCCCGCTCCCAGTTTGCTCCTGGATGATGTGGCGATTATTGCCGGGGAATTGGACGATTATGGCGGCGATGGCTTCCGGCCCGACGAGCATGGCAACACACTGGCAACCGCCACCGCGCTGACCGTCAGCGGAACCGATCGACTTGGCACGGGCATCATCGAACGACTCACCGATGCCGACTTGTTTTCGTTCCAGATCGCATCGGCAGGTCGCTATCTCATCGCCTCGACTCCGGAGTATCCATCCGGGATCGAATTGAAGCACGAAATCCTCGATTCCGCAGGCAATTTGCTTGCCTCGGCTTCCGATGGACGGAATGCCCAGCGCACCACATTGCAATTGGCCGCGGGCACGTACTATCTGCGGATTTCGAGCATCGGCAACTACGGCGATTTGGGTTCGTACAACGTCCGGGTGACGCCCGGCATGGCCGACGGCTGGCTGGCCACCGATGTCGGCGTAGTCGGGAAATCGGGCACTAGCGCCTTCGACCCCGCGACCGGCACCTTCTCGATTACCGGCAGCGGCGACGACATTTGGGGACGCGACGATGCGTTCCAATTCGCATATCAAGCGCTCACCGGCGATGGCAGCATCACTGCTCGTGTGACTTCGCTCACCAATACCCACCCTTGGGCCAAAGTAGGCCTGATGATGCGGTCATCGCTGGATGAATCTTCGGCCTATGTGATGGCAATGATGACGCCGGAAAACGGCTTTGCCGTCCATTCGCGGGCCCAGTTGGGGAATAATGCCACATCCCGCCACCAGAATAGCGCGCTGGATGCCCCCATCTGGATTCGCCTCACGCGGGCGGGGAACACCATCACCGCGCTGCGTTCTGCCGATGGAATCACCTGGACGCAAGCCAGCCAATTTCAACTGGCGCTGGGCGAAACCGTGCTCATCGGGCTGGCTGTCACCTCGCACGTCAACGAAGAAGAACGAGCGATGATCGGCACCAGCGACACGCCCACCATGGCCACTGCCACCTTCAACAACGTGGCGTTCACCGGCTCGATCAATGCCCGCCCCGCGACGAATGCCTTGGCGGCCCCCACCGGAGTTGCGGTGACGTTGCCGCCGGCTGGTTCGGGACTACGCATCGCCTGGAATGCGGTCGCCAGCGCCACCGGATACACCGTCGAACGCTCGCTCAACGGCGTCGATTTCGTGACCATCGGCACCACCGAAGCGGGTGTGACCAACTTTTTGGATGCGGATCTGCCGGGTTCGCATCGCTATTTCTATCGCGTTCGTGCGAATGACGCGACGGGGGTATCCACCGCTTCCGCGATCGTCCATCGCGTCAATCGCCCATCGTCGGTGACCAGTTTCACCGTCACCTCTTGGCGGCCGGATAAGCTGATTCTCAACTGGCGGGAAACCACCGGCGAGACCGGCTACCGCATCGAGCGATCCGGCGATGGCGGCGCGACCTTCCAAGTCGTCGGCAACGTGGGAGCGAATATCCCCTCCTACACCGATACCGGACTCATGCCGGGCACCAATTATCAATATCGGGTCATTCCGACCAGCGATATCGGCGACGGCGACCTTGCCACCGGCGCGGGCAACACCCGACTACCTGCGCCGACGAATCTGACGCTCCTGACCGCGCCGAATGTCGTGCTGACCTGGACGGCGATTCCCGGCGCCAGCAGCTACACCATCGAACGCTCGCTGGACGGCGTCACCTTCACCACGCTCAGCAGCGACACGACCGAACCGCAATACACCGACAACACCACAACCCCGCTCACCGGCTACACGTATCGCGTCTATGCGAACGGTCCCGGAGGCGAAATCGGCGCGATGAGTCGGGTGATGGGGGCCACGCCGGGAGTGCTGCCGGCTGGCTGGCAGAATCGCGATGTTGGCAATGTCGGTGGCCCCGGAGCCAGCGGCGCCACCAATGGCACATTCACCCTCGTCGGCAGCGGCAACGATATTTGGGATCGCGCCGATGGATTCCACTTCACCTATCAGACACTCACCGGAGATGGCAGCATTACCGCCCGTGTCAGCGGTCTCACCGATCAGACCGCCGACAGTCTGGATGGCTGGGCCAAGACCGGCCTGATGATGCGAACCTCGCTGGATGCGAATTCGCCGTACATCATGGCGATGATTACCGGCAGCAACGGCGTCTCGGTACAATCGCGCTCGGCGGTCAACAATTTCGCCACCAACAACAGTACCATCGCGGGCATCAACGCCCCGATTTGGCTGCGACTGGTGCGAGCGGGCAACACCGTGACCGCCTTCCGCTCCACCGATGGCGAAACCTGGACGCAAATCACCCAGTTGAACATCAATCTGGGGCAAACGATTTTCATCGGCATGGCCGGGATGCCGCACAACAATCTGCGCTACCTGACCGCGACATTCGATCACGTGACGCTGAGCAATCGCACGCCGACCATCAGCAGCGTCGCCAGCGCCACGCCGAACCCCGTCACGATGAGCACCACGACGGCGGTTGCCGTGCAAGCCAATGACGATTTCGGCGAACGGAATTTGATTTACAGCTGGTCGCTGGTTTCCGGCCCGGCGGGGGCACCGGAACCGAGCTTTTCGGAGAACGCCAGCAACGCCGCCAAGAATGCCACAATCACATTCCTGCAAGCGGGCAGCTACACCTTCCGTGTCACCATCACCGATTTGGGTGGGTTGCAAGTCACCAGCGATGTCGTCGTGAATGTGCAATCGCGTGCCCAAAGCCTGAGCATCTCGCCGAGCAGCCCCACCTTGTTGATCGGTGCCCAGCAGCCATTCACCGTCACCGGCGTGGATCAATTCGGTCAACCGGTCACCGTCACCTGGTCCGCCACGGCGGGCAGCATCACTTCGGATGGCCTGTTCACCTCGCCACAAACGGCCCAAACGGTCATCGTCACCGCCCAAGGCTCCGGCGGCAGCGCCACCGCCTCCATCACCGTCCAAACTCCACCCGCTCCGCCGACTCCGCCGACCGTGCCGCCGACTCCGCCAGTCGTCCCGCCGACTCCGCCGACCGTGCCGCCGACTCCGCCAGTCGTACCGCCGACTCCGCCAGTCACACCGCCGACTCCGCCAGTCGTCCCGCCGACTCCGCCAGTCGTCCCGCCGACTCCGCCAGTCGTCCCGCCGACTCCGCCAGTCGTGCCGCCGACTCCGCCGACTTTGCCGCCGACTTTGCCGCGACCGGGGCCGATGCTGGTGGGGATGCCGGGGTTTGCAACTGGGGCGGATCGGCCGCTCTCGAGCGTGTTTGTCTATCGCGCCAACGGCGAGGTGGCGATGACCAAAGAACCCTTCCCCGGTCGAACGGGTGGGGTGCGGGTTGCGCTCGGCGATGTCAACGGCGATGGAGTCCCCGATTTGATCGCGGGGGCCGGGCCAGGGGGAACAGCGCAGATCGTCGTGTTCGATGGGGCATCGCAGCAAGAAATCGCCCGATTCGATGCCTTTGAATCGGCATTCATCGGCGGCGTCTACGTCGCAACCGGCGACCTGGACGGCGATGGCCTTTCCGAAGTGGTAGTCACGCCCGATGAAGGGGGCGGTCCGGTGGTGGCCGTCTATTCCGGGGCCGCACTCCGTCAGGGCATCGTCACGGAACTGACTCGCTTCTTCGGCATCCAAGATCCATCCTTCCGCGGCGGCGCTCGACCGGCCATGGGCGATGTCAGCGGCGATGGCCAAGCGGATATCGTGGTCAGTGCCGGCTTCCTGGGCGGGCCACGCATCCAAGTTTGGGACGCCAACGCGGTGCTGATGGGCCGAACCGGAAACTCCGACACGGCGATGGCCAACTTCTTTGCCTTCGAGCAAACCCTGCGAAACGGCGTGTTTGTCGCTGTGGGCGATGTCAACGGCGATGGGCACGCGGACTTGATTTTGGGCGGCGGTCCCGGTGGTGGGCCGCGGGTGCGGATTGCCGATGGCGCGCAATTGCTGCGAGCGGGCGATTTCGGCTCGCTGGATCTGCCGCCGGCGCAATCGTTGACCATCTCCAACTTCTTCGCTGGCGATGTCACCAATCGCGGCGGAGTGCGGGTTGGCGTGGCGGATCTCGATGGCGATGAGCGGGCGGATCTCGTCGTCGGCTCCGGTCCGGCGGCTGGCTCGAAGATTTCGACCTATCGCGGGTCGCTGCTGACCACGATGGAAGTGCCGACCGCATTCGATGAATTCTCGCCGTTTGGCGGATTCACCGGCGGCGTCTTCGTCGGCTAA
- the deoC gene encoding deoxyribose-phosphate aldolase, with amino-acid sequence MADVTLADLAKMFDHSLLQPVMTDADLEAGCAVAREYGVASVCIKPYAVKAAVQWLAGSGVIVGTVIGFPHGGHLTSIKVAEAEAAMADGATELDMVVNIGKVLSGDWDFVAADIAAVVKVAHANGAKVKVIFENCFLKDEHKEKLCEICGQLNVDWVKTSTGYGVDGATDHDLQLMRRCSPPHVQVKAAGGVRTYERLLAVRAMGVTRVGATATKAILDECKRNLGL; translated from the coding sequence ATGGCAGATGTCACGTTGGCCGACTTGGCGAAAATGTTCGATCACTCGTTGCTGCAACCGGTGATGACCGATGCCGACTTGGAAGCGGGCTGCGCGGTCGCTCGGGAATATGGTGTCGCCTCGGTCTGCATCAAGCCATACGCGGTCAAAGCCGCCGTTCAATGGCTGGCCGGGTCGGGTGTCATCGTCGGCACGGTGATCGGCTTTCCGCATGGTGGCCATCTGACGAGCATCAAAGTTGCCGAGGCAGAAGCCGCCATGGCCGACGGTGCCACGGAATTGGATATGGTCGTCAACATCGGCAAAGTGCTGTCCGGCGATTGGGATTTCGTCGCGGCAGACATTGCAGCGGTGGTCAAGGTCGCGCATGCGAACGGCGCCAAAGTCAAAGTCATCTTCGAGAATTGCTTCCTGAAAGACGAGCACAAAGAAAAGCTGTGCGAAATCTGCGGCCAACTCAACGTCGATTGGGTGAAGACCTCCACCGGCTACGGCGTGGATGGCGCAACCGATCACGACCTGCAATTGATGCGCCGCTGCTCCCCGCCGCATGTGCAAGTCAAGGCAGCCGGCGGCGTTCGCACCTACGAGCGACTGTTGGCCGTCCGGGCCATGGGTGTCACGCGAGTCGGTGCCACGGCAACCAAAGCGATTCTCGACGAGTGCAAGCGGAATCTGGGACTGTGA
- a CDS encoding DUF1501 domain-containing protein, producing the protein MSARLASGRGQHHSHAVGASGMLPTGNDLIRVGSRRWFLQTGLAGLAGLSLADQLRATQATSRPRQAVILFWLSGGPSQIDTWDPKPDAPIEIRGPYQTIPTSVPGLRFSEHLPMQARIAHKLNVLRSVDCSASNHTPITMQAGNALAKRTNDGKDGDGYPSMGSVAAKYRGSNAPAMPAFVGLAPSWVADVYGAGHLGNQYEPVKGDELPGRLALRPGVQIQQLHDRTELAKQFDHLQRTLDTTSNMQASDRYSQMALDMITSPNVRRAFDLNQESAKLRDAYGRNSVGEKALLARRLVEAGTTFVLVSGRWGYFDHHGDNVPPWGGIQKGLTPILPTIDRAMATLIDDLDTRGMLESTMVLMMGEFGRSPVMTKDAGREHWLQVMSMLVAGGASPGGRVIGSTDAKGGEVKSRRISPSDLAATVFRHLDIPLDTNWMNPQGRPIPIVTENGSPISELV; encoded by the coding sequence ATGTCCGCTCGACTCGCTTCGGGACGTGGTCAGCACCATTCCCACGCGGTTGGCGCAAGTGGAATGTTGCCAACGGGAAACGATCTGATTCGCGTTGGTTCACGCCGTTGGTTTTTGCAAACCGGGCTAGCCGGTCTCGCGGGCCTCTCCCTCGCCGATCAACTCCGGGCGACCCAAGCCACCAGTCGCCCCCGTCAAGCGGTCATTCTCTTTTGGTTGTCTGGTGGTCCCAGTCAGATTGATACCTGGGACCCCAAACCGGATGCCCCGATCGAAATTCGCGGACCGTATCAAACCATTCCAACCAGCGTTCCGGGGTTGCGATTCTCCGAGCATCTGCCGATGCAGGCGCGGATTGCCCACAAGCTGAACGTCTTACGCTCAGTCGATTGTTCAGCATCCAATCATACGCCCATCACCATGCAGGCGGGCAACGCGCTGGCCAAGCGGACCAACGACGGCAAAGACGGCGACGGCTATCCCTCGATGGGCTCGGTTGCGGCGAAATATCGCGGATCGAACGCCCCGGCAATGCCCGCTTTTGTTGGGCTGGCTCCCTCCTGGGTGGCCGATGTCTACGGCGCGGGGCATCTCGGCAATCAATACGAGCCGGTAAAAGGCGACGAACTTCCCGGTCGGCTCGCGCTGCGGCCCGGTGTGCAGATCCAGCAGCTTCACGATCGCACCGAACTCGCCAAGCAGTTTGACCATTTGCAACGCACGCTCGATACGACCTCGAACATGCAAGCGAGTGACCGATATTCACAAATGGCCTTGGATATGATTACCTCGCCAAATGTCCGACGGGCATTTGATCTCAATCAAGAATCGGCCAAGCTGCGCGATGCCTATGGGCGGAACAGCGTGGGCGAAAAGGCGTTACTCGCACGGCGGCTGGTCGAAGCGGGCACTACGTTCGTTCTCGTGAGCGGCCGTTGGGGCTATTTCGATCACCACGGCGACAATGTCCCGCCTTGGGGTGGCATTCAGAAAGGGCTGACCCCGATTCTGCCAACGATCGATCGCGCCATGGCCACGCTCATCGACGACCTGGACACTCGCGGCATGCTCGAATCGACGATGGTGCTGATGATGGGCGAATTTGGCCGCTCCCCCGTGATGACCAAAGATGCGGGACGCGAGCATTGGCTGCAAGTCATGTCGATGCTGGTTGCCGGCGGGGCATCACCGGGCGGCCGCGTGATTGGCTCCACCGATGCCAAGGGCGGCGAAGTGAAAAGCCGACGCATCTCCCCGTCCGACCTGGCCGCCACGGTCTTCCGCCACCTGGACATTCCGTTGGATACCAACTGGATGAATCCGCAGGGTCGCCCGATTCCGATTGTCACGGAGAACGGCTCGCCGATCTCGGAATTGGTCTGA